A DNA window from Aureibaculum sp. 2308TA14-22 contains the following coding sequences:
- a CDS encoding transporter yields MKNNSKYYSFLFIFLVIKLSAQEDNNTTDFGALVTDRPDATEASSTVGKGILQIETGGLYESFEDNNVKFESTTFNSTLIRYGLLSNMEIRLGWDFVEGVTKVNGNKLNNVTSGFTPFLLGVKVDIAEEKNGWPEIALIGHVFPLFTASNDYRPESTGVDFRFSMSHTLSEKSSLGYNLGGEWKDDSNKAAGIYTLAYGYSISEKFGMYLELYGDLPEDNKANHYWDAGLTYLVSNDLQLDVYTGTSITKGQDILVGLGLSYRIRKK; encoded by the coding sequence ATGAAAAACAATTCAAAATATTACAGCTTTTTATTCATCTTTTTAGTAATTAAATTATCAGCACAAGAGGATAATAATACAACAGATTTTGGAGCATTGGTTACCGACAGACCCGACGCTACAGAAGCATCTTCAACTGTTGGTAAAGGGATTCTTCAAATAGAAACAGGAGGATTGTATGAGTCTTTTGAAGATAATAACGTAAAATTTGAAAGTACTACTTTTAATTCAACGTTAATTCGTTACGGTTTGCTTAGTAATATGGAAATACGCTTGGGTTGGGACTTTGTTGAAGGTGTAACAAAAGTAAACGGAAATAAATTAAATAATGTTACCAGCGGATTTACACCTTTTTTATTAGGGGTTAAAGTTGATATTGCCGAAGAGAAAAATGGATGGCCAGAAATTGCATTGATTGGTCATGTGTTTCCTTTATTTACGGCTTCAAATGATTATCGGCCTGAATCTACAGGAGTTGATTTTAGATTTTCTATGTCGCATACACTTAGTGAAAAATCGAGTTTAGGTTATAATTTAGGTGGTGAATGGAAGGATGATTCCAACAAAGCGGCAGGTATCTACACGCTTGCTTATGGTTACAGTATTTCAGAAAAATTTGGAATGTATCTGGAGCTATATGGCGATTTACCTGAAGATAATAAGGCTAATCATTATTGGGATGCAGGACTAACCTATTTGGTTTCAAACGACTTACAATTAGATGTTTACACCGGAACCAGCATTACTAAAGGTCAAGATATTTTAGTGGGTTTGGGGCTTAGTTATAGAATCAGAAAAAAATAA
- a CDS encoding metal ABC transporter solute-binding protein, Zn/Mn family — protein MKKGITILAVLVLIFSCKTDKNENGKLNVVTTTTMITDLVKNIGGDLINVQGLMGSGVDPHLYKASEGDVTKLANADIIFYGGLHLEGKLVEVFEKMEHQNINTVALSDALDQEKLIGSEYFQGNKDPHVWFNIGYWKTITSYVVKTLSEANPEHEEAFEVNGKSYLDKLNTLEKEVNSIIETLPKEKRILVTAHDAFSYFGEEYGFNVVGLQGISTATEAGVKDVQKLANFIIDNKVKAIFVESSVPKRTIEALQAAVNSKDHQVEIGGTLYSDALGNAGTVEGTYIGMFRYNVNTIVNALK, from the coding sequence ATGAAAAAAGGGATAACTATACTAGCAGTTTTAGTATTGATTTTCAGTTGCAAAACTGACAAGAACGAGAATGGAAAACTAAATGTTGTTACCACTACGACTATGATTACTGATTTGGTAAAAAATATTGGTGGAGACCTTATCAATGTACAAGGTTTAATGGGCAGTGGTGTAGATCCACATCTGTATAAGGCAAGTGAAGGCGATGTAACCAAATTGGCAAATGCCGATATTATTTTCTATGGCGGATTACACTTAGAGGGAAAGTTGGTTGAAGTTTTTGAAAAAATGGAACATCAAAATATAAACACGGTTGCCTTATCAGATGCTTTAGATCAAGAAAAGTTGATAGGCTCTGAATACTTTCAAGGCAACAAAGACCCACATGTTTGGTTCAATATCGGTTATTGGAAAACGATTACTAGCTATGTAGTAAAAACACTTTCCGAAGCCAATCCGGAACATGAAGAAGCATTTGAAGTCAATGGAAAATCATATTTAGATAAACTCAATACTTTGGAAAAAGAAGTTAACTCAATTATCGAAACATTGCCTAAAGAAAAACGAATTTTAGTAACCGCCCACGATGCTTTCAGTTATTTTGGCGAGGAATACGGATTTAATGTAGTTGGTCTTCAAGGGATTTCTACTGCAACGGAGGCTGGGGTAAAAGATGTTCAAAAATTGGCTAATTTTATTATTGATAACAAGGTCAAAGCGATTTTTGTTGAAAGTTCAGTACCAAAAAGAACTATTGAAGCACTTCAAGCAGCGGTAAATTCAAAAGATCACCAAGTGGAAATTGGAGGAACACTTTACTCTGATGCCCTAGGAAATGCCGGTACCGTTGAAGGTACGTATATCGGAATGTTTAGGTATAATGTGAATACTATTGTAAATGCATTAAAATAA
- a CDS encoding metal ABC transporter ATP-binding protein — protein MENSIAVQVDDLTVAYNYKPVLWDIDLEIPEGVLMAIVGPNGAGKSTLIKSILGILNPIAGSVSIYGKPYEKQRDLVAYVPQKGSVDWDFPTTALDVVTMGTYGSLGWIKRPGQKEKKAALEALEKVGMLSFQERQISQLSGGQQQRIFLARALVQDASIYFMDEPFQGVDASTEIAIINILKELRKAGKTVIVVHHDLQTVPEYFDWVTFLNVKKIATGPVKDIFNDDNLTKTYGINYKVSIQE, from the coding sequence ATGGAAAATTCAATCGCAGTACAAGTAGACGATTTAACTGTAGCTTATAACTATAAACCTGTACTTTGGGATATTGATTTGGAAATTCCCGAAGGTGTTTTAATGGCTATTGTAGGGCCAAATGGAGCCGGCAAATCTACACTTATAAAATCTATTTTAGGTATTTTAAATCCCATTGCTGGAAGCGTTTCTATTTATGGAAAACCCTATGAGAAACAACGTGATTTAGTAGCTTATGTCCCGCAAAAGGGTAGTGTGGATTGGGATTTTCCCACAACAGCATTAGATGTTGTTACTATGGGCACTTATGGTAGTTTGGGCTGGATTAAACGCCCTGGACAAAAAGAAAAAAAAGCTGCTTTGGAAGCCTTAGAAAAAGTAGGAATGTTATCCTTTCAAGAAAGACAAATAAGTCAGTTGTCTGGTGGTCAACAACAACGTATTTTCTTGGCCAGAGCATTGGTACAAGATGCTTCTATTTATTTTATGGATGAACCTTTTCAAGGTGTAGATGCTTCTACGGAAATAGCAATTATCAATATATTAAAGGAGTTACGAAAAGCGGGCAAAACAGTGATTGTTGTGCATCATGATTTACAAACGGTACCCGAATATTTCGATTGGGTTACCTTTTTAAATGTAAAGAAAATTGCAACAGGACCTGTTAAAGATATTTTTAATGATGACAATTTAACAAAGACATACGGTATTAATTATAAGGTTAGTATTCAAGAATAG
- a CDS encoding four helix bundle protein, whose translation MKEHKFKFEDLKVYQKALDFVDLAYETCNEFPKTERFGISSQFTRAAVSIALNIAEGSSDTDKQFNRFLQVALDSVNECVVCSTVSQRRNYISIETNNEIRNKLVELSKMITSLQKYLRSKTNV comes from the coding sequence ATGAAAGAACATAAGTTCAAATTTGAAGATTTAAAAGTTTATCAAAAGGCTCTAGATTTTGTGGATTTAGCATATGAAACATGCAACGAATTCCCAAAAACAGAAAGGTTCGGAATATCATCTCAATTTACTCGTGCTGCGGTTTCTATCGCTCTAAATATTGCAGAAGGTTCTTCAGATACCGATAAGCAGTTTAATAGATTTTTACAAGTGGCACTAGATTCTGTAAATGAGTGCGTTGTATGCTCAACTGTTTCACAAAGACGGAATTATATTTCAATTGAAACGAATAATGAAATAAGAAATAAACTGGTCGAACTATCAAAAATGATAACTAGTCTCCAAAAATATCTAAGATCAAAAACTAATGTCTAA
- a CDS encoding metal ABC transporter permease: MRTITLGTAILGAVCGMLGSFAVLRKESLLGDAISHAALPGIAIAFLITGAKESNTLLFGALISGLIGTFWIRGIVNKTHLKTDTALGLILSLFFGFGMLLLTFIQKQPNANQAGLDKYLFGQAATLVESDVWLMAIVTGVCLFVVLLFWKEFKILLFDSDYAQTLGFNTKFIDVLITSFIVLAIVLGLQTVGVVLMSAMLLAPAAAARQWTNSLGVMVTLAAIFGAFSGVFGTAISASQNNLSTGPVIVIVASVFVLFSFIFSPSRGLLFRQIRFIKNRRDLQLHKTLAFMYNIAEDHENISHPHTIKILNNFQGFTRGTLQKLVDRNYVTLDGNMWSLTKEGFNTAANLYNQQSNNNE; this comes from the coding sequence TTGCGAACCATAACACTGGGAACCGCAATTCTCGGAGCGGTCTGTGGTATGCTAGGTAGTTTTGCTGTGCTGCGAAAAGAAAGCCTGTTGGGCGATGCCATTTCTCATGCCGCCTTACCAGGAATTGCTATTGCTTTTTTAATTACAGGGGCAAAAGAGAGTAACACTTTACTTTTTGGTGCTTTAATAAGTGGACTTATAGGTACATTTTGGATAAGAGGTATCGTAAATAAAACCCATTTAAAAACCGATACCGCATTAGGACTTATTTTATCATTATTTTTTGGGTTTGGAATGTTATTACTCACATTTATTCAAAAACAACCCAATGCCAACCAAGCTGGACTGGATAAATATTTATTTGGACAAGCCGCAACTTTGGTAGAAAGTGATGTATGGTTAATGGCAATTGTTACGGGTGTTTGTCTGTTTGTAGTATTGCTGTTTTGGAAAGAGTTTAAAATACTATTGTTCGATTCCGATTATGCACAAACATTGGGTTTCAACACAAAATTTATCGATGTTTTAATTACTAGTTTTATTGTGTTGGCAATTGTTTTAGGGCTACAAACCGTAGGTGTTGTTTTAATGAGTGCAATGTTGTTAGCTCCAGCGGCGGCGGCAAGACAATGGACAAACAGTTTAGGAGTTATGGTCACTTTAGCAGCAATATTTGGAGCTTTTTCGGGTGTTTTTGGTACGGCAATAAGTGCAAGTCAAAATAACCTGTCAACAGGTCCAGTCATTGTAATTGTGGCAAGCGTTTTTGTATTGTTTTCCTTTATTTTTTCACCAAGTAGGGGCTTGTTGTTCAGACAAATTCGTTTTATTAAAAACCGACGCGATTTACAGTTACATAAGACCTTGGCGTTTATGTATAATATTGCTGAAGATCATGAAAATATTTCGCATCCGCATACTATTAAAATTTTGAATAATTTTCAAGGGTTTACAAGAGGTACACTTCAAAAATTGGTCGATAGAAATTATGTAACATTAGATGGTAACATGTGGAGTTTAACCAAAGAAGGGTTTAATACCGCGGCCAATTTGTACAATCAACAATCCAATAATAATGAGTAG
- a CDS encoding metal ABC transporter permease, producing the protein MSSAQLEIQLIASLVAIACAIPGTFLVLRKMAMISDAISHSILPGIVIGFFFTHNLNSPLLIILAALTGVITVFLVECIQKTGLVKEDTAIGLVFPALFSIGVILIAKNANDVHLDVDAVLLGELAFAPFDRIIIEDIDLGPKSLWVIGIILLLTIILLFTFFKELKISTFDKGLATSLGFSPILIHYGLMTVSSITTVGAFDAIGAILVVAFMIAPAATAYLLTTDLKKMLGLAILFGVLSAITGYWVAHWLDASIAGSITTMLGILFLLVYLFAPAKGLFAVLYREKQQRTEVSLLTFLLHLKNHNEESERHVNHLNEHINWQKVRSKTVLDLAIKNNMINIDKNIVSLTDKGDKFTSLAIDYIITNEDAQIEDMKKDFFLFRG; encoded by the coding sequence ATGAGTAGTGCACAACTTGAAATACAACTGATTGCGAGTCTTGTGGCTATTGCCTGTGCCATTCCGGGTACGTTTTTAGTGCTCAGAAAAATGGCAATGATTAGTGATGCCATCAGTCACTCTATTCTTCCAGGAATTGTAATTGGGTTCTTTTTTACACATAATTTGAACTCACCATTATTGATAATATTAGCAGCGTTAACTGGTGTTATTACAGTTTTTTTAGTTGAATGTATTCAAAAAACAGGCTTAGTAAAAGAAGATACCGCCATTGGTCTGGTATTTCCTGCTTTATTCAGCATTGGTGTAATTTTGATAGCAAAAAATGCAAATGATGTTCACTTAGATGTTGATGCTGTGTTATTGGGCGAACTCGCTTTTGCACCTTTTGATAGAATTATAATTGAAGACATAGATCTTGGTCCAAAATCACTTTGGGTTATTGGTATCATTTTATTGCTAACGATAATATTACTTTTCACTTTTTTTAAAGAGTTAAAAATCAGCACCTTTGATAAAGGTTTGGCAACATCTTTAGGGTTTTCACCAATTCTCATTCATTACGGATTAATGACCGTTTCCTCAATTACTACAGTTGGGGCGTTTGACGCCATCGGTGCCATTTTAGTAGTTGCATTTATGATTGCACCAGCAGCAACAGCTTATTTATTGACTACTGATTTGAAAAAAATGTTAGGCCTAGCCATTCTATTTGGTGTGCTTAGTGCGATTACTGGCTATTGGGTTGCACATTGGTTGGATGCTTCTATTGCGGGATCAATAACCACCATGTTAGGCATTTTATTTTTACTTGTTTACTTGTTTGCTCCAGCGAAAGGATTGTTTGCTGTATTATATAGAGAAAAACAGCAACGAACAGAAGTTTCTTTACTTACATTTCTCTTACACTTAAAAAATCACAACGAAGAATCTGAACGTCATGTAAATCATCTTAACGAACACATCAATTGGCAAAAAGTCCGCTCAAAAACTGTATTAGATTTAGCCATAAAAAATAATATGATTAATATCGATAAAAATATCGTTTCCTTGACGGATAAAGGCGATAAATTTACATCACTCGCCATAGATTATATTATTACTAACGAAGATGCTCAAATAGAAGATATGAAGAAGGATTTCTTTTTGTTTAGAGGGTAA
- a CDS encoding UvrD-helicase domain-containing protein translates to MQQSTFQVYNASAGSGKTFTLVKSYLKLLLETEDMFRFQHILAVTFTNKAAAEMKTRVIESLRAFAESEILQDKTDLFKAIENDFLIEGKDVGDIIIHKRSKKIVNAILQNYSAFNITTIDSFTHRLIRNFAYDLGLSLNFDVEMDANSLLDEAVDQLISQIGEDEELTNILIDFSLQKTDDDKSWDISRELKEIAKILLNENNKIQLEKIEEKPIKDFVDLKNQLLKEQKLLESQFKEIGEEGLRIIDSLGLNFNDFYRSMLPNHFKNIAYNLNNAKFFSTNTLREKVTNQEFYAKSKSPDVKAAIDGVATELSSLYFESEKLYQQYTLNGLFLSNLIPLAVLSRINKTLNEIKEENNIRLNTEFNQLISKNLQDQPAPYIYERIGEKFKHYFIDEMQDTSLLQWQNIIPLIKNALSQEHTGLLLVGDTKQSIYRWRGSEPEQFLKLTQQGDSRAHNPFHIEKELLSLDTNYRSYTEVIDFNNSFFQYLSNHFNKTDYTDIYFKENQQKQTDKEGGYVEISFVEKGLSAEGKDAEYAKKVLKIIQNCAEDFQLNEICILTRTRKQGVILANFLTEHNIDIISSETLLLQNSEKVNFMIDVLTYLQNNNNKEAKFNLLYFLYDYLKIDSDRHLFLKELIDLPIDEFFRNLNDFQVELDPKEITQLPFYESVEYIIRSFNFNKISDAYMQFFLDEVLKFSLKKSTDTRAFLEFWEDKKEKLSIVVPEEKNAVQIMTIHKSKGLEFPVVIFPYDLDIYRDKNPKGWYQIENPESFNNFETLLVNYNKSLEQVGDLGQQLYQSYRDEKELDNINLLYVTFTRAIEQLYILAEHKSIKDNPSTSSQFLIDFLDKKGEWSESKSTYNFGNKERISEKQEINKNTVQFNQLLSTSWQSHNIAIVANSALLWDNERGESIEYGNLVHELMAQIKTADDIEEVIEKHISLGNIAASKKEIISNLIHEIAAHPSLKSYYQQNNMVYNEREIFMETGEIIIPDRLVIDNQNNATIIDYKTGKPEKKHHHQLNNYARAVSQLGFSVDKKILVYIEGEVTVQEVI, encoded by the coding sequence TTGCAACAATCAACATTTCAAGTTTATAATGCTTCTGCTGGTAGTGGTAAAACATTTACGCTCGTAAAATCGTATTTAAAGCTATTATTAGAAACGGAAGATATGTTTCGATTTCAACATATTTTGGCAGTAACCTTTACCAATAAGGCCGCTGCGGAAATGAAAACACGAGTTATTGAAAGCCTTCGTGCGTTTGCTGAATCTGAAATTTTACAAGATAAAACAGATTTGTTTAAGGCAATTGAAAATGATTTTTTAATTGAAGGAAAAGATGTGGGTGATATTATCATTCACAAACGTTCCAAGAAAATTGTAAATGCCATTCTTCAAAACTACTCTGCGTTTAACATCACTACTATTGACAGTTTTACGCATCGGTTAATACGTAATTTTGCTTATGACTTGGGCTTGTCGCTCAATTTTGATGTGGAGATGGATGCCAATTCTCTATTGGATGAAGCTGTTGATCAGCTCATCTCCCAAATAGGAGAAGATGAAGAGCTCACTAATATTCTAATCGACTTTTCATTGCAAAAAACCGATGACGACAAGTCTTGGGATATTTCAAGAGAATTAAAAGAGATCGCTAAAATTTTATTAAACGAAAACAACAAAATACAGCTTGAAAAAATTGAAGAAAAACCCATAAAAGATTTTGTTGATCTAAAAAATCAATTGTTAAAAGAGCAGAAACTGCTCGAAAGTCAATTTAAGGAAATAGGGGAAGAAGGATTGCGGATTATTGATAGCTTAGGATTAAATTTCAATGACTTCTATAGATCAATGCTGCCCAATCATTTTAAAAATATAGCTTACAATTTAAATAATGCCAAGTTTTTTAGCACAAACACTTTACGAGAAAAAGTTACCAATCAAGAGTTCTATGCAAAATCGAAATCACCCGATGTTAAAGCTGCTATTGATGGTGTTGCAACTGAACTAAGTTCTCTATATTTTGAGTCTGAAAAATTATATCAACAATACACATTAAACGGACTTTTCCTAAGCAACTTAATTCCACTCGCGGTATTAAGTCGCATTAACAAAACCCTGAATGAAATAAAAGAAGAAAATAATATTCGTTTAAATACCGAGTTTAACCAACTCATCAGTAAAAATTTACAAGATCAACCCGCACCTTATATTTACGAACGTATTGGCGAAAAATTCAAGCATTATTTTATTGATGAAATGCAGGATACTTCCTTGTTACAGTGGCAGAATATTATTCCGTTGATAAAAAATGCCTTATCTCAAGAACATACTGGGTTACTTTTAGTGGGCGACACCAAACAATCCATTTACCGCTGGCGAGGTAGTGAACCCGAACAGTTTTTAAAATTAACTCAACAAGGAGACTCCAGAGCTCATAACCCATTCCATATAGAAAAAGAATTATTGTCTTTAGACACCAATTATCGGAGTTATACGGAGGTTATTGACTTTAACAATAGTTTTTTTCAGTATCTATCAAACCACTTTAATAAGACAGATTATACAGATATTTATTTTAAAGAGAACCAACAAAAACAGACGGATAAAGAAGGTGGTTATGTGGAAATTTCTTTTGTAGAAAAAGGGCTTTCCGCCGAGGGAAAAGATGCAGAATATGCTAAGAAAGTATTAAAAATCATTCAAAATTGTGCTGAAGATTTTCAGTTGAATGAGATTTGTATACTAACAAGAACCAGAAAACAAGGTGTTATCCTCGCCAATTTTTTAACGGAACACAATATTGATATTATTAGTTCAGAAACTTTGCTGTTACAGAATTCTGAAAAGGTAAATTTTATGATTGATGTGCTGACTTATCTTCAAAACAACAACAATAAAGAAGCGAAATTTAATCTGCTTTATTTTTTATATGATTATTTAAAAATAGATAGTGATAGACATTTGTTTTTAAAGGAATTAATCGACTTACCTATCGATGAATTTTTCAGAAATCTCAATGACTTTCAAGTTGAACTTGACCCCAAAGAAATTACACAATTACCGTTTTACGAAAGTGTTGAATATATTATTAGAAGCTTCAATTTTAATAAAATTTCTGATGCGTATATGCAATTTTTTTTGGACGAGGTGTTGAAATTTTCACTCAAAAAATCTACTGATACTAGGGCGTTTTTAGAATTCTGGGAAGATAAAAAAGAGAAACTGAGTATTGTGGTTCCAGAAGAAAAAAATGCCGTTCAAATTATGACCATCCATAAATCGAAAGGGTTAGAATTTCCAGTCGTTATTTTTCCCTATGATTTGGATATTTACAGAGACAAAAACCCCAAAGGATGGTATCAGATAGAAAACCCTGAGAGCTTTAATAATTTTGAAACCTTATTGGTCAATTACAACAAGTCTTTAGAACAAGTTGGTGATTTAGGTCAGCAATTGTACCAATCTTATCGTGACGAAAAAGAACTGGACAATATTAATTTACTGTATGTTACATTTACACGAGCTATTGAACAATTGTATATTTTAGCAGAACACAAAAGCATAAAAGACAATCCTAGCACTTCCTCACAATTTCTAATTGATTTTCTCGATAAAAAAGGCGAGTGGTCGGAATCTAAATCCACCTATAATTTCGGAAATAAAGAAAGGATTTCCGAGAAACAGGAAATCAATAAAAACACAGTTCAATTTAATCAATTATTGAGCACCTCTTGGCAATCACACAATATCGCCATTGTTGCCAATTCGGCGTTATTATGGGATAATGAACGGGGAGAATCTATCGAATACGGTAATTTAGTTCACGAGCTAATGGCTCAAATCAAAACTGCTGATGACATTGAAGAAGTGATTGAAAAACATATAAGTTTAGGAAACATTGCTGCGTCAAAAAAAGAAATTATTAGTAATTTAATTCATGAAATAGCAGCACATCCAAGCCTCAAAAGTTATTACCAACAAAATAATATGGTCTATAATGAACGTGAAATTTTTATGGAAACGGGTGAAATAATTATCCCTGACCGTCTGGTTATTGACAATCAAAATAATGCGACAATAATAGACTATAAAACAGGAAAGCCAGAAAAAAAACATCACCATCAGTTAAACAACTACGCTAGAGCAGTTTCTCAATTAGGGTTCAGTGTTGATAAAAAGATTCTGGTTTATATAGAGGGTGAAGTTACAGTTCAAGAAGTAATATAA
- a CDS encoding CvpA family protein encodes MNTLDIILAALLLFGLVRGFMKGFFVEIAGLAAMALGLYGAIHFSHFVSNYLENSVSWGEKQIQIISFAITFLIIIIAISLAGKLLTKIADAAALGIFNKILGAVFGAVKIGLILSVILVIFSKLNKTIPFVSKEQIAESQLYEPVRKLVPLIFPNIVKEENENTINDDQE; translated from the coding sequence ATGAATACTTTAGATATAATATTAGCGGCTTTATTACTTTTCGGATTGGTTCGTGGATTTATGAAAGGTTTTTTTGTAGAAATAGCCGGATTGGCTGCAATGGCTTTAGGTTTATATGGTGCTATCCATTTTTCACATTTTGTTTCCAATTACTTAGAAAATAGTGTCTCATGGGGCGAAAAACAAATTCAAATCATTTCTTTTGCTATAACTTTTCTCATAATAATCATTGCTATTTCATTGGCGGGTAAATTATTGACTAAAATAGCTGATGCTGCCGCTTTGGGCATTTTCAATAAAATATTAGGGGCGGTATTTGGAGCAGTCAAAATAGGATTGATTTTGAGTGTAATTTTAGTAATTTTTAGCAAATTAAATAAAACCATTCCATTTGTAAGCAAAGAACAAATAGCAGAATCGCAACTTTACGAACCTGTCAGAAAATTGGTCCCTCTAATTTTTCCTAACATTGTCAAAGAAGAAAATGAGAATACAATAAATGATGACCAAGAATAA
- the panB gene encoding 3-methyl-2-oxobutanoate hydroxymethyltransferase — protein MSTAKKEYKRVTTKSLVEMKRNQQKIAMLTAYDYTMATIIDNAGIDIILVGDSASNVMAGHETTLPITLDQMIYHASSVIRAIERCLVVVDLPFGSYQGNSRSALESAIRIMKESGAHSVKMEGGEEISESITRILSAGIPVMGHLGLTPQSIYKFGTYTVRAKKDSEAEKLKEDAKLLEKLGCFAVVLEKVPAKLAEEVAKSLTIPVIGIGAGGGVDGQVLVTHDMLGMNKEFSPRFLRRYLDLSSEMDGAFKKYIDDVKSGDFPNDEEQY, from the coding sequence ATGTCAACCGCAAAAAAAGAATACAAAAGAGTTACCACTAAATCTCTGGTAGAGATGAAACGTAACCAACAAAAAATTGCCATGCTAACTGCCTACGATTATACCATGGCAACAATTATTGATAATGCAGGTATAGACATTATTTTAGTTGGAGATTCTGCTTCAAACGTAATGGCTGGTCATGAAACTACGTTGCCTATTACCCTAGATCAGATGATTTACCATGCCTCTTCGGTAATCAGGGCCATTGAAAGATGTTTGGTAGTGGTTGATTTACCATTTGGTAGTTACCAGGGAAATTCTAGAAGTGCGTTAGAGTCGGCAATAAGGATTATGAAAGAGTCTGGAGCACATTCGGTTAAAATGGAAGGTGGTGAAGAAATTTCTGAATCTATAACTAGAATTTTATCCGCAGGCATTCCAGTTATGGGTCATTTAGGTTTGACGCCTCAATCTATTTATAAATTTGGAACGTACACCGTTAGGGCAAAGAAAGATTCAGAAGCTGAAAAATTGAAAGAAGACGCTAAATTATTGGAAAAACTGGGTTGTTTTGCTGTAGTTTTGGAAAAAGTTCCCGCTAAATTAGCTGAAGAGGTTGCAAAAAGTTTAACCATTCCGGTAATTGGTATTGGAGCAGGTGGAGGTGTAGATGGGCAAGTGTTGGTTACTCATGATATGCTTGGTATGAATAAAGAATTCAGTCCACGTTTTTTACGGAGATACCTAGACTTATCTAGCGAAATGGATGGTGCCTTTAAAAAATATATTGATGATGTAAAAAGCGGTGATTTTCCTAATGACGAAGAGCAGTATTAA
- a CDS encoding AAA family ATPase, which produces MEEQYPTVDIRAINEKIEKESAFVELLTLEMKKVIVGQKHMVERLLIGLLGNGHILLEGVPGLAKTLAINTLAKAVKGSFSRIQFTPDLLPADVIGTMIYNMKENDFSIKKGPIFANFVLADEINRAPAKVQSALLEAMQEHQVTIGETSFKLPEPFLVMATQNPIEQEGTYPLPEAQVDRFMLKTVIDYPKQAEEQLIMRNNLKGSFEKVNPVVSLKEILTAREAVKEVYMDEKIEKYILDIIFATRSPEDYRLPDLKPLISFGASPRGSINLAMASKCYAFIKRRGYVIPEDVRAVVHDVLRHRVGITYEAEAENITSVDIINKIVNEVEVP; this is translated from the coding sequence ATGGAAGAACAATACCCTACTGTTGATATTAGAGCTATCAACGAAAAAATTGAAAAAGAAAGTGCTTTTGTAGAGTTGCTAACACTTGAAATGAAAAAAGTAATTGTTGGCCAAAAGCACATGGTGGAACGTTTGCTAATAGGCTTATTAGGTAACGGACACATTTTGTTAGAAGGTGTACCTGGTTTGGCAAAAACATTGGCCATAAATACACTTGCTAAAGCTGTAAAAGGTTCATTTAGCAGAATCCAATTCACTCCTGATCTATTGCCTGCTGATGTTATCGGTACTATGATCTACAATATGAAAGAGAATGACTTCTCTATCAAAAAAGGGCCAATTTTTGCAAATTTTGTTTTAGCTGATGAAATTAATAGAGCCCCTGCCAAAGTACAATCTGCTTTGTTGGAGGCTATGCAAGAACATCAAGTTACCATAGGTGAAACTTCATTTAAATTACCTGAACCATTTTTGGTAATGGCTACCCAAAACCCAATAGAGCAAGAAGGAACGTATCCGTTACCAGAAGCACAGGTTGATCGTTTTATGCTAAAAACAGTTATTGACTATCCAAAACAAGCCGAAGAACAATTGATTATGCGTAATAATCTAAAAGGAAGTTTTGAGAAGGTAAATCCCGTAGTTAGTCTTAAAGAAATTTTAACTGCCAGAGAAGCAGTTAAAGAGGTTTATATGGATGAGAAAATTGAAAAATATATTTTAGATATCATCTTCGCAACCCGCTCTCCTGAAGATTACAGATTACCAGATTTAAAACCACTAATTAGTTTTGGTGCTTCGCCAAGGGGAAGTATCAATTTAGCCATGGCCTCTAAATGTTATGCCTTTATCAAACGTAGAGGATATGTTATTCCAGAAGATGTTAGAGCAGTTGTACACGATGTGCTTAGGCATAGAGTGGGTATTACTTATGAAGCCGAAGCTGAAAATATTACTTCGGTTGACATCATTAACAAGATTGTAAACGAAGTAGAAGTACCTTAA